The Marispirochaeta aestuarii genome contains a region encoding:
- a CDS encoding GH1 family beta-glucosidase: protein MNFPKDFLFGSATASYQVEGAWDKDGRTMSIWDTFCRTPGAVRHGHTGDRACDQYHRYPEDIDLMYRAGIQSYRFSLAWPRIFPKGGSTPNPAGIDYYNRLIDALLDKGITPAITLYHWDLPQELQDSGGWTVRKTAEKYADYAAFCFKTFGDRVKTWITLNEPWCSSHLGYLHGEHAPGIRDRAMAYRAVHHLNLAHGLAVQRFRSMNLKGRIGISLNLSTPRPAARHPEDLHAADRAADGQSRIYLDPLFGKGYPQRHLDTEPAVHMPIEPGDMEIISSPIDFLGLNYYWEEVVRHDASAAEEFVAVPSHFKKTAMGWDVVPEGLYRQIRWVHETYGPLDLYITENGAAFPDRLDESGTACHDPERIEYLREHLRVCKRLCSEGIPLKGYFLWSLLDNFEWAHGYTKRFGIIYIDYGDMRRIPKDSYYFYRDVIAGTEPL from the coding sequence ATGAATTTTCCAAAGGATTTTCTTTTCGGCTCAGCTACGGCCAGCTATCAGGTGGAAGGCGCCTGGGACAAAGACGGCAGAACCATGAGTATCTGGGACACCTTCTGCAGGACCCCCGGAGCGGTGCGTCACGGCCACACGGGGGACAGGGCCTGCGACCAGTACCACAGATACCCTGAAGACATCGACCTCATGTACCGGGCCGGGATCCAGTCCTACCGCTTCTCCCTCGCCTGGCCCAGGATCTTTCCGAAGGGAGGCAGTACCCCCAACCCCGCAGGAATCGATTATTATAATCGCCTTATCGACGCCCTTCTGGATAAGGGCATAACACCCGCAATCACCCTCTATCACTGGGACCTTCCCCAGGAACTGCAGGATTCGGGGGGCTGGACCGTCAGGAAAACCGCCGAAAAATACGCTGATTATGCAGCCTTCTGCTTCAAGACCTTCGGCGACCGGGTGAAGACCTGGATCACCCTGAACGAGCCCTGGTGCTCATCCCACCTCGGCTACCTTCATGGCGAACACGCACCGGGTATTCGTGACCGGGCCATGGCCTACAGGGCTGTACACCACCTCAACCTGGCCCATGGCCTGGCGGTACAGCGCTTTCGCAGCATGAACCTGAAGGGCAGAATCGGCATATCCCTGAACCTGAGCACCCCCCGGCCGGCTGCACGCCACCCGGAAGATCTCCACGCTGCGGACCGGGCCGCCGACGGCCAGAGCAGGATCTACCTCGACCCGCTTTTCGGAAAAGGCTATCCCCAGCGGCACCTGGATACAGAACCGGCTGTGCACATGCCCATAGAGCCCGGAGATATGGAAATAATCTCATCCCCCATCGATTTTCTCGGTCTGAACTACTACTGGGAGGAGGTGGTTCGGCATGACGCCTCCGCAGCGGAGGAGTTTGTCGCCGTCCCTTCTCATTTCAAAAAGACCGCCATGGGCTGGGATGTGGTACCTGAGGGGCTGTACCGGCAGATCAGATGGGTCCACGAAACCTACGGTCCCCTGGACCTCTACATCACCGAAAACGGCGCGGCCTTTCCGGACCGGCTGGACGAAAGCGGAACGGCCTGCCATGACCCGGAGCGCATCGAATATTTACGAGAGCACCTGCGGGTGTGCAAACGCCTCTGCAGCGAAGGCATTCCCTTGAAGGGCTACTTTCTCTGGTCCCTCCTGGACAACTTTGAGTGGGCCCACGGCTATACGAAGCGTTTCGGGATTATCTATATCGACTACGGCGATATGCGAAGGATCCCCAAGGACAGCTACTATTTTTACCGGGATGTTATAGCGGGAACGGAGCCGCTGTAG
- a CDS encoding DUF429 domain-containing protein, translated as MSSVLLIGIDCAVDPSNIGLCLAQYRKGETLRVLEACSGLKDSPAEIAARWIAAKPGLPVLLGMDAPLGWPVALSESLSLHRAGDALLPPANELFRRYTDDFTARAIGKRPMDVGADRIARTAHAALRLLDEIRRLSSLSFSPGWDPGTAARSAVLETYPAAWLKVSGLPDHSYKKKDQLDQRRFILAELEKELFMEVPREPFLEDADILDALLCTLVCRDYLEGRVIRPPAEKESLVRREGWIWLSDYSGSVPAITSR; from the coding sequence GTGAGCTCCGTACTGCTCATCGGGATTGACTGTGCTGTCGATCCTTCCAATATCGGGCTGTGCCTGGCGCAGTATCGGAAAGGTGAGACCCTGCGTGTCCTGGAAGCCTGCTCCGGGCTTAAGGATTCTCCGGCGGAGATCGCAGCCCGCTGGATAGCGGCAAAACCCGGGCTTCCGGTTCTGCTGGGAATGGATGCACCCCTGGGCTGGCCGGTTGCTCTGTCGGAATCTCTGAGCCTCCACCGCGCCGGGGATGCCCTGCTCCCCCCTGCCAACGAACTCTTCCGCCGTTACACCGATGATTTTACCGCCCGGGCAATCGGTAAACGTCCCATGGACGTCGGGGCGGACCGCATTGCCCGCACGGCCCATGCCGCTCTTCGCCTCCTGGATGAAATAAGGCGCCTGAGCAGTCTTTCCTTCTCCCCGGGGTGGGATCCGGGAACAGCGGCACGTTCCGCGGTGCTGGAGACTTACCCCGCAGCCTGGCTCAAGGTTTCAGGACTGCCGGACCATTCCTACAAGAAGAAGGACCAGCTGGACCAGCGGAGGTTTATTCTTGCAGAGCTTGAAAAGGAGCTGTTCATGGAAGTTCCCCGGGAGCCTTTCCTCGAGGATGCTGATATTCTGGATGCCCTCCTGTGTACCCTTGTCTGCAGGGACTATCTTGAAGGCAGGGTAATCCGTCCCCCCGCGGAAAAGGAATCCCTGGTCCGCAGGGAGGGCTGGATCTGGCTGTCCGACTACAGCGGCTCCGTTCCCGCTATAACATCCCGGTAA